In Brassica napus cultivar Da-Ae chromosome C2, Da-Ae, whole genome shotgun sequence, the sequence CACCGTCTTCTTTCCTCGCCATTCTACCACATTCTCTCCCACTCATTGCTACGACCCGCTTTGTCGACTCGTACCCGGACCGGTTCGGGCTCTGAAATGTAACCATACCCGGATCCATTCCACGTGTCATTACGAGTACGCTTACGCGGACGGTTCATTAACTTCCGGTCTATTCGCCACCGAAACGACGACGTTGAAGACGAGCTCCGGTAGAGAGGCGTATCTAAAAAGCGTTGCTTTCGGATGCGGGTTTCGGATCTCGGGTCAAAGCGTTTCGGGTGCGAGTTTTAATGGAGCCCATGGAGTAATGGGTTTGGGCCGTGGCCCAATTTCTTTCGCTTCTCAGTTGGGCCGTCGTTTCGGTAACAAGTTTTCGTATTGTTTAATGGATTACACTCTCTCTCCGCCGCCGACGAGCTACCTCATCATCGGCGACGGCGGTGGCGGAGCTCGATCCAAGCTTCTATTCACTCCGTTGCTCACGAATCCATTCTCTCCGACGTTTTACTACATCCGATTGAAATCAGTTTCCGTCAACGGCGCGAAGTTACGAATCCATCCTTCCGTTTGGGAAATCGACGGTTCAGGTAACGGCGGAACCGTCGTGGATTCCGGCACCACCCTCGCGTTTTTAGCTGATCCTTCGTATCGACTGGTGATCGCGACTGTGAGACGACGGATCCGACTCCCGATTGCGGCGGAGATGACTCCGGGATTCGATCTGTGCGTTAACGTCTCCGGCGTTTCGAAACCGGAGAAGTTCATGCCGAGGTTGAAATTCGAGTTCGCCGGCGGTGCGGTGTTCGTTCCTCCGCCGAGGAATTACTTCATCGAGACGGAGGAGCATGTTCAGTGTCTGGCGATTCAATCGGTGAACCCGAAGGTTGGATTCTCGGTGATCGGGAATTTGATGCAGCAAGGGTTCTTGTTTGAGTTCGATAGGGATAGATCACGGCTTGGTTTTTCTCCTCGTGGTTGCGCTTTGCCGTGATGATTCGCCGGAATATTTCGTTTCgaggattttttgttttttttttaaatcgttttCACTTCTTTTTTTATCCTCTTGAAAGTACTGGGAGACGGTTCACTGTTACCGAATATAGgaataaaaataatgttttttggAGTTTGTATTATTTCGTATTTGATCGGAGAAATTTCGTCTTTACCAATTTTATGATACcgtttttcatttttactactgctataacattttcaaaaatatattttttattaagtagcaaaaaattattatactaTTATTATCTATATACTAGCTTTTGATCCGCACACCTTCGTGGATAtgcttttcaaaaaaattatagtttatatCAACATGTGATAATATAGATACATAAATTTTACCATATtacttttgtgttttatattGGATCatccatatattatatttttttcttgggcaattttcttaaattgtttttttttaagtttttgtcacaaaaataaccttaaaaaaaaatgaccgaaatagtttttttttttattttgaaaattttaatatttattttttaattttaaaaatttgaaaccatatccCTAAAACTCaacctcttaactctaaactctaagtctagattagttaaccatagggtaaaatacatttttaccttttaataaaacttattttggtcattttcttcattgagggctatttttgtgacaaaaacttaaaaaatactattctaggaaatttctcttttttctttgaaCACATATTATGTGTGTTTACAAATCTTCTAAattcatatatttgtatcaataaccacaaaaaacatttttcttatagaaaatttattattgtttggaaaaaatgatttgcaaaTGTTTTGTTTCTAATTACTTTTTATACAAGAAAATCatcaaaacatgaaaaaaatattaaacatatttatGTGAATAATATAAAtggagaataaataaataaatatatatataggaacccttaataagaaaaagatgaatCTTCATGAAATCAATATATAGGCCAAGATTGGGCTTATATGTTGACTAATGCTAAATCAAATGCCCTATGATCTTTTTTTGATACGATGACTACGTAAAaataggaaaaaagaaattaggatgttgttttgttttcgAAGAAACAAATAATTAGTTATGATCTTCTGTTGTTAATAGTGATTGTGTGAAATTAGGAATCATTTTTTGAATGGTAGTGAGTTGTGGAAGGAAAATAGCatatttagtttagattttgtACACAAAATAATCGAAAATACACCAAACAATAAATTTGCTAAACCATAAATTaggaaaatatcatatttattttcaattttgtacacagaaaaaatgaaaaattcacaaaaccaTTAATTTGCTAAACCATAAATTAGCTAAACCAAACCTCGATTATATCTATATACACAATGTTGGTATGCATAATCTAAACAAATATAGTCAGAATATAAATTggctaaaatataaaaccataaacTAAATATTGATTAGATTATGGTTAAGAAATCTTCGTAATAGGTTAACTAATAGAAAAAACTATTACAAACCATAGCTTTAGTGGAGTATTGGATTGGAATAATATAAGGTATGTGGTGGTTGGTCAATTGTTAAATCTTGAGTATTGGTTTCGAATAGTACTATAAGGTAGGTATGagacggatcgggtatccgggcaattttaaggtatccgtaTCCAGAtacttatccggcggatccataattttactatccttattcGGATCCGGgattctcggatatccgggtgtcggatatccttctaaaaattgtaatatccggcggatatccggatcctaattggatccttaaaataatattaatatatatatataaaatattaaaaataattttaaaataaaaaaatataatgtttttaattatttctatgtataatattacaaaatttacataaaatttatatatactattataaaaatgaaaatatattaaataaaattaatttttatatatagatattactatttttgaaatagttattaataaaacttacggatccggatatccggactaaaaatttaagatatccggatccggcttcgacggatccaacattttactatccggatccggatacgaCCCCTTCGGATCCGGATTTTTGGATcagatccggatcgaatctcggatcgaatctggatctcggataaaagtctcaggcctaCTATAAGGTACGTGCtggtctaatttaattaataagattGTGTACCGAACGTTTATTTGGTATAGAGAATGAATGGGTTAAGGAAAGTGTAAAACTATTGTATTTGATCAGTGACATTCTCTTGTAATTATTTAGGAAAATTAAGGGGTAAGTACTATTTGTActcctgttttaatagtttagatataataaatcattatttaaataaaaatatataaaaaataataaaaataataaatattttcgaattatactttttcaaattcgaacttttttataaatttttttttgaattatctttttcgaaatttttattttaatttttccaatatttcttttttaaaatcgaaaattatgtttgaaactattttaaatttttttttttatatttttaagtatttatttatatatttattagaatcctaaatttcacatttcaaaaaccTTACCTCACTCCTCAATTTTAAATCttaagtctatattagttattagttaatcctagaggaataaatgtcttttacctttcattaaaaaatgatgattagtgtaaacataaaaaataatattttgtatttgtggcaatttccctagCGGGAAATACAATACTAAATGCATCACCGCGAAATGTAAAAATTGAGCATAATAATAGGTAAAAGTATGCTTCAAAATAAATGGTCTTTGTTgtcaattaataaataaataaatgttctTTAATtgaagtatttttatttttttacaattgATGTTAGAAAGTATTTGAGGAAATTATTGACGTAAGTTTGGGAtatgaattaaaattttatatgaaatacaacatactaaatatttaataaagaCAAGCACTTGCTAATATGGTAtcgtattaaaaaataattcaaaatgatATTGAATATAAAACGATCTTTTAACATACACAACTCTAAAATGCACTTGCTTCACAGTGTAGGTTTTAGATTATttgaaagaaacaaaagttATTTGGAAAAGtgtaattaatatttgtgaaaatgccaaaagttaattataatgttttcttttcaagttaatttgaatttgaatttttatttacagCTTTTAATCACCAATCAtattttatcttgtttttttaagctataggaaaaaaaacaaaaaatggttttaaaacccttattttctaaagtttcatattttttgttgtaGAAAATATATTCTTGTAGCAGTcaattttaaagctacatctTGTACAGCTAAATCAAAAAATTCTACATGTTAAATTTTACATATGGAGACTAATAAAGTCAGCTGTTTAAAACTCATATGGAGATTTCTATCTGCGGATCCTCTATGGGTGAGATGGGTGGAACGCTACTTGATACGGAAAGGTTCTCTGTGGCAAACAAATGAGAATAATAGTTTGGGTTCCTGGATTtggaaaaaaattctaaaatacaGAAATCTAGCTTATGGTTTTACCAAGGTTGAAATCAAAAGTGGATCAAAGACGTCTTTCTGGTACGATGCATTGCATGGTCGCAGCTTGGAAGAATAATTGATATCACTAGCACTCGGGGTTGTATAGACCTGGGTATACCTATAACTGCTACTGTTGAGTTTGATGTTCAAAGGTATCGAAGTCGCAGGCATAGAGTTGTTAATATGATTGATATTGAGAATGAGATTCTGAAACTGAGATTGCTGGGTCTGAATTCAGACATTGATACCAGGCTTTGGAAGGGAGTTGACGACTTCTTTAAGCCAAAATTCAACACTCAACAAACATGGCAGCTGACAAGAATGCAGTCGCCACGAGTTAATTGGTACAATGCTGTCTGGTTCCGAGGAGCCACTCCTAGATACTCTGTTCGCACATGGATAGCTGTCCATGACCGCTTGGACCCAGGCGTAAGAGTCCAAAGATGGAGCCCGCAGTCGGATGCTCACTGCTCGGGCCATTTGGAAACACGAGAACATCTGTTAATTGagcatctatactatactaaaagttaAATAAGCTTAATAGGGAGAGTGTCCACGTATGCAAAAATATTCAGACCAATCACACTATTGTATTGTGCCATGTCAGCGTTCTTCAGTCTAACCAACAGAcgatattgtttttctttttgatgacCTTTCCGATTTCTCATTCTTAAcagtttatctattttttttcattaacttCGCCCATGAATCCTCTTCGACTCCTCTTTCTCTGCTCTCTCTATATCTAGCGATGAAAAAACCCTATCAATCTCCGCCGGAAATTAAGATCCACtgattaatcaaaaaaaaaaaaaattaagatccACTGAATGCGGCTTGCTTTAGTCGATCTCAGCAAAGTACGAGAATGTCGAGAAAACTCCTTCTGGATCAGTCTTCGGAAATCGTTTCTCAGCAGGTATGGTTAATCCCTCAAAGAAGTTGGCCCTAAGAGTGATTTGTAACATAAAGTGTTCATATTTTGTTTCGTGTCGGATGCATGgtgatgttaattttatttgGCTGTGTGTGGTGATGCTGATTTTGAGTTTGGCATGAACCAACACGTATGCCTTTCATATATTCATCTCTGCACTTCATCAgattccttctttttttttattaattccagCAACTTAGCTTCTACTACTTCCCTAATGATTTCATTGtccattcaaaatattttttcctttcaGCTATGTGATGGATGTGGCATGTTATTTAGAGAATTGTCCAGATTTGTATTGGAAAGATGCATCTGCAGCCACAAGGGTCTGACAGATTCCATTTACCCACATGGAAACCAGAGCTACGTACATAGAGGTCtctaaaactaaattaattatttcattgACTCAAGTTTTTCAACTTTTCTCTGATTATATATAGTGTTATCCAGTCTCTTTTTTGCCATCTTtcatcactctctctctctctctgttttcgCAGCTTGCTCAACAAAAGGGAAAATGCAGTTGTAAATACATTTCTGGTGGTATATTCAAGGTACTTATTCATCTTGACTAAGACTAAATCTTCTCAGTGAGTTGCTCTGTTTTTATAGATTTGAGaagttctgatttttttttttcaatctttgTTCTTTGGCTGAATCTATTGTTCAGACGTTGTGTGTGAAATGCGCTTCTTTCTCTGTTTGtagtttattttcatgtttttttgggtttatgtatatatatacaaacatgTATGAGTCAGACATTACAAATTCTTGATGTTTCACTTCAAGTCAGAATCTCACTATTGTATTGTGGGATATGTTGAATATGACATGGAGGCTGATCTAGACTCCTGGTTAAGAGATCTGTCAGTTTCAACAACAAAACTCTAGAGCCCACGATCTTAGGATTTTGTGGTAAAATGGTTGTTGAGAAATCCATTCCCTTCAAATGGATGCAACCGGAGAGAATGATCTCGCTCTGAGTTACACATTGTTGggatttttagataaatttcaGTTCTTGATCTGAGGAACCCCAAACGAAGCTGCTCTTAAGTTacataaattttacaaaagatttGGTACCAGGTGAAAGCTCGCAGGCTGTGCAGTGCTCGTGGAGCAAAGGTGTTACCTGTTAGTGTTTTGATCTCAAAACTTCTGGTGTTATTGTGTTGTCGTGATCTTATGTTGTATGATAAATCCCCTTTGTTTCAATCACAGGCAGAAACTCTTAGACTTTGGTGAGGTAAAGATAAGTTATATATCATTCTTTGATATCAAGAAACATGAAACCGTGAATTCCAGGTGGGATCTCGAGCTTGGACAAGAGCAGATGAGGTTGGTAAAGGTTTGTGACCTTTGACATCGGTATGGACATAACCTTCATTTTTACTATAAGTTGCTCCACTTCCAGAGTAGAGACCTTCTACTGGTAATTACTTCTCACAGGCTCCTTTTCCCCCATTTATGTCAAAAGGTTTGTGCCAATCAAAAATAAACTTAGATGTGTTTGATtgaaatgttacaggtttgatATTGGCAAGGAGTAAGAAGTAAAACTTGTGAAGAAGTGTCTCGGTTGAAACTTCAACATTAATTAAGTACCTTGGTCTGGTTAGTATCTATTTCTTTTTGTTGACATGATTATGCTTTGTGTATATGGAAAGGCAAGCTTCTGAGGTTTTTCTGAAAGACGGGAAATTCTTTTACAAGAACAGTGGAGATATGCTTCAAACTTCTTCTATGAAAGATAGTGATCCACAAAAATTTTGGTGCTCAGCACATCAAAAGTATTATATGTTCAGAAGAAGGGGAAGTTTTAACAGTTAAGCTTCTTAGCTGGAGGAGCTAATGTTGCTGCATGAAGAATTGTTGTTTAAAATGGTGTTCTTACGGCTGTTTGGCCATTGTCCATGCTTGGTagcaatttttaattttagtatagtagatcatataaaaatatagattgaaATTAACTGTGTTGTGAGTATTGTTTTATAGCTAATAAGAAAACtgtgaaaatttaatttcaaaaagcTTCAGAAATAAATGAGTATTACAGAagtttttaaagtaatatataagaaaagttCACAATATCTTATGCAAAATATTTTGTtgagaatattttttaagaagtCACGAAAAgattaatttgaaatttattaaaatacaaattaacaataaaactatgtatttataatatataatataaaatctggtGTGTGGCATcgagaaaaaaatcataatcagATAAATAAGTATTTAGATTAAACACAAATAAGTGTTTGAGAACTTTAAACTAATTTTCAATCACTTAAATTcaacaaaaactattttttaaaaaaattaaccattATCTAAATATcccaatataaatatttttgtctgAAGGGGTTAATTACtcaaaactcaactctaaaccctaaaccgttaatcataaacttttttttttttgaaaatacaaacgctaaacccaaaaccatcaatcctaaattcttttttctttaaatatgaACCATAAATCCTGAAACATCAACTTGAAACCCTataccccgaaacatcaactctagaccctaaaccttaaacttcaaatctaaaccctaaaccatcaacactaaaccttaaactatcaacactttaccctaaaaagtaaactctaaaccctaaaaaattaaccctaaaccctaaaaaattagagttgatgatttagggtttagatctgaaggtttagagtttaggatttagagttgacgTTTCGGGATTTAGgttttagagttgatgtttcatggtttagggtttagagttgatgatttagggtttaaagttgatgttttaagtttagattttgagtttagggtttacttttagggtttagagttgatgttttagggtttaaatttgaaggtttaggatttagggtttatagttgatgtttcggggtttagagtttagagttgatgtttcatggtttaaggtttagagttgatgatttagggttcagagttgatgttttaagtttagattagttaatcatatattttttttgtcaaagttaatcaaaaggttataaatgtcttttatcttttattaaatATGAGGGTAAAATTGGttaatgtaaacatgaaaagtagtactttgaaaattgtatttttgacAATTTCCCAAGATTTTAGctgaaacttaaaaatattgaCTATTCAtcactttttgttaattttaataataaataaacaacaaaGAGTGAGAGGTTGTTCTGtggattttgtttttggttttactttagaaaataatctgtgaattgttttttttggctttaattgttttgttatatatttattttcaaagcaCTGAATTAAATCTTTAGAAAAGTTGATTTTgaaaactaatatattattttaaaaaaaaattatactgtatctttaattttaaaagctAAATTatgattgtttaaaaaaaaaaacaaatttatagaaaaagtGAATGTCTAAAACATTTACCACCATTACCAATCAATCTCTGAGTTTATTCATTTCAAATTCGTTGGacaacataataaattaatttgcgtattattacttatatttttggtagtcaattttgaaataatatatatacatgcttttataaaaaataaataagctaaaattaattaataattataagaaGAAATttacccgggcgtagcccgggcaaAGACCCTAGTAATAATAGGTAAAAAAGTACGCTTCAAAATAAATGTTCTTTaattgaagtattttttttttacaattgatATTAGAAAGTATTTGAGGAAATTTATGAACAAATCGACCAACGCCCAAAATAACAAACTAACCCATATTGACTCATTGGCCCAAACTTCCTGTGGCCctttttatatattacaaatCAACAACGAGTCCAACAAAACCTTATAAACAAGTGAAGTttgaaaagaacaaaacaaaatcgttccaatatatatattttttaaacttgaAACGTTTATCTCAGATAAATCGAAAAAGTTCGATCCCACCCAATCATAAATTTCTTATCTAAAAATGGAATTGAGCGTTAGCTTTTAACACTCATATCCGAAATTTTTGAAATAGATTCCAAACATGATCGACATACAACATCCCGGCCCGAATACAAGCGTCTCGCGAAATGCGAATAATATAGAATTGTGGCATGATCATGATCATACAAGTTAGTCAAAAGCTCTGAATATGTTACATATTAGATTATCTCTTGTGATCTGAATATGATACATATTAAATTATCTCTTGTGATCTAACTTGTCTACAGGTTTTTATTCGCAAAACATTAATAAGACATATTAAGTGTAAATTTAAACATATGTAATGAATTATATATGAGAAGTATTTTAAAGATAATGAATGGAGTAAGCATGGCGTCATGATGATCAAAGCCCTAAAAGAGCACCCACCGCCCGGGTTAATGTTCACAAATCGTAACCAaacttttttctataaaaaatgtatattcaCTTTAGAAAACCTTAAATATTAAGAAAGTGAAAACACACTCATATACGTGTATACAATAAGATATGTAAAAGGGTGGCATAAGAAGGCTACAAATGGCCACAAACGTGAAAAAGTGAAACTTGAAGGGACCAGAAACAACCCATGCGTGTGACCACAAACTGATGTTTACTTATTCAGTTATTATTCCTTATGCTTTTATGTGATACATATATCTATAATTAATACTACCTATATTATACATAAACACACATGTGCAAGCACTGGCACTTCCACATACAAGCAAActaatttacattatatttgTATTTGCTTCCATAAGACATACCTCATCCCACGTCATCGTTTCATATTTTCAATATTGCATATTTGTTATACTGTTGAcaatatgtaaaattttttttttcgaaacatACATTTCTTCGAATCTTAGAGCAGAACAAGTGTGTGCTTTTATTCTTTGACTGATGAATGGATCCGtatcttttttgaaaaacttactGAAGTTATTGTGACTTAATTAGTTACCCGCCGATTCACTAATATTATCACTAGTTGTTTCAACATTACATAGTATACTGTAATCAATACTATTAGGTAGTGAATACGAAGTTACtcgtgtatatattataaggCACTGCAGTGATACTCATATAAATCAGCatattttgatttgattgttttaaGTTTATTCCAAGAGAAATAGAGAATCCGCATTAAGATGTTTTGTAGTAACCATTGGTTTGCTATGTAGATCATAGGAAAGATGTAGATCATAGGATAGATGTGTTATTCGAAGGTATTCAGTCCAAAATCTGGTAAGCTTCTTCTCGCATAACATGCATGTTCTAAAGTGATTGAGATTACATGTTGGTTTGTTGATTTAAACATGGTAATTAATGGATGTCAGCTAATGAAATGTGTAATCATAGTTATGTTCGTATTAATTATTCACCTAATTATAGAACCCGGCATAGTGGGGCTGGGGCATGTTATAAATTCACAGTTCATGATGTTTTATGCCACATTACTGAGATTATATTTTCTCATACGCCAAGAATATATGGAAGTCCAGGCAtgtatgtaaaataaatttggTGTATGAAAAGCTTTgaaatatgatataaataagAGATTGATGCCCGAAAAACACAAGCAACAACATTTAGTGGACAATgcataaattacataaaacttGCCAAGACACTCTTAGGGAGATTGTTAGGCTACTTTTTCCTATTGTACAAAATTGAGCAACTAGATAAAACAACAATACATGAAACACCTAAAAATCAAATGGCACTTTTATGATGAATCATGGTCTAACACACACCCGCTTTAAGACCCTTATGTATGTATTTACGCATACACATGTAATGATTTGGTCGTGAAGACATTTGTATAAATAGGTATGTTGAGTGTAGTCACAAATTCACATGGACAACTCCTGGTTATATGCATATAGTCTGTCAAACAAGATATTGAATATGTTTACTCGGAGTACTTCAACtaacaaaaaatgaaatttaaaggTTTGTGTTATAATTTATAAGTCTTATCGTTGTGTCATTATTCAACCTTTTATATTTCATGTTATATGATATAGAAAGATAGTAACTCAGCTTGTTATCGGAGGGGTAAGAGCATCTGCGAAAGacactataaaattttaaatatgaagttttttactctttaaaaattaactttaaaacttcaaatttgaatttctaaacACTGCGTTTcacttttcaaaattttaaatttgaagcttcatattttatttacatttggGCCCATACAATTACACattattcttaaatattttttttatcattttaattcttgtgtatatctcataaatattaatttttttttataaatttaattttaaacataaaattaaagaaacactttaaaataagatttagaatattttaaaactagatttagacgataacaatattacaaaaaaaacttaataaaaaaaaataaaagtacaagaatacatatttattacacaaatttaaatactaCTACAACATAATAGTTAGGTAAATGTGATATGGAACCTCCAAAATCATCGATAGAAGCTAAGTCACTTTAcctctattatattttttcttttacttctttaaaGCTAAATTTGTGTTCACTTTGCATTCGTAAGTCAATCATCTTgtaactttttcttttgtttgttgcattttcttttaaatatcaAGGGTAGTTctctcaaataatttttttaaaaaaaattatcacaaaAAGAAcactcaaaaagaaaaatgaccaaaaaagtTTCATTAAAATGCGTAAGACTCTTCTACCCTTCACTTTatggatatataaataataataaaaatattttcttataatttaaaattatatgttttcaaattcaaaattttcaaattttatttttgaaattcgaaaatattttttgaaactatttatatatttttaacatttctttttcttttttttttaaattaaacctATCCCCCAAACCTCTGACCCTAAATTCAATGTCTAGAATTGTTTAATCCTAGGGTATAAGGGTATATTTATCGTTCCGTGAAAtctattttgattattttattctttGGAGACtcttttttgtgaaaataaactaaaaaaaccgTCCTACGGAATTCATCAAAAATCTataatttgttcttttaatGATAGTATCACGGAAATACTTTTatagaataaattaattt encodes:
- the LOC106431273 gene encoding aspartyl protease family protein 2-like; this encodes MKNLNKETKAFADTGSDLRIGQPPQSLLLIADTGSDLVWVKCSACRNCSLHSPATVFFPRHSTTFSPTHCYDPLCRLVPGPVRALKCNHTRIHSTCHYEYAYADGSLTSGLFATETTTLKTSSGREAYLKSVAFGCGFRISGQSVSGASFNGAHGVMGLGRGPISFASQLGRRFGNKFSYCLMDYTLSPPPTSYLIIGDGGGGARSKLLFTPLLTNPFSPTFYYIRLKSVSVNGAKLRIHPSVWEIDGSGNGGTVVDSGTTLAFLADPSYRLVIATVRRRIRLPIAAEMTPGFDLCVNVSGVSKPEKFMPRLKFEFAGGAVFVPPPRNYFIETEEHVQCLAIQSVNPKVGFSVIGNLMQQGFLFEFDRDRSRLGFSPRGCALP